Proteins encoded in a region of the Brevefilum fermentans genome:
- a CDS encoding GNAT family N-acetyltransferase produces the protein MGDDQFSVRIAGLDDLGMIRHHELPRDKIAQKISQGEIVLLLHRDQLIGSLWMNYLWDCVPFIDLIIIDAAYRKLGLSHILLGFVEEHFRKQGYTILYSSSQLDEPAAQTWHRHMGFEECGMINGLNPGGIGEVFFRKPL, from the coding sequence ATGGGCGACGATCAATTTAGCGTTCGGATAGCAGGTCTGGATGATCTTGGGATGATTCGGCATCATGAACTGCCCCGCGATAAAATCGCACAAAAAATCAGTCAGGGGGAGATCGTCCTCCTGTTGCATCGGGATCAATTGATCGGATCTCTGTGGATGAACTATTTGTGGGACTGTGTCCCGTTTATCGACCTGATCATCATTGACGCTGCTTACCGAAAACTCGGCTTGAGCCATATCTTGTTGGGATTCGTTGAAGAACACTTCAGGAAACAGGGCTATACCATTTTATACAGCTCCTCCCAGTTGGATGAGCCGGCAGCACAGACCTGGCACAGGCATATGGGCTTTGAAGAATGTGGCATGATCAACGGTCTTAACCCGGGCGGAATTGGAGAGGTGTTTTTTAGAAAACCCCTGTGA
- a CDS encoding ATP-dependent Clp protease ATP-binding subunit, with product MAQKHAERLQKPQISTEHLLIALIELEGSVASRVLRELGLETDRVSALVEKELGIGDHTGSISLSAGLQQVMPFAIEEARKKGQKFVGTEHLLIGLTRLNDCEAMNILRKFGLSGEQIRRQTDRVLRESQSETPPALAGHPRGRRQKADKKEDPEKTPLVDQLATDLTSLAEQNKLDPVIGRQKEIERVIQILARRTKNNPALIGEPGVGKTAIVEGLAQRIVVGDVPAPLLDKRLLQLDVGSLVAGTMYRGQFEERLKRVIDELKSSEAILFIDEVHMLVGAGSAGSSVDAANILKPALSRGELQVIGATTFNEYRKNIESDAALERRFQPIVVSEPTVEETVEILRGIRSAYEEHHRLRIDDEALEQAARLTARYVTDRFLPDKAIDLIDESASRVRMYKSPAAVNAKEIVTNLRELRKAIEDAKEEEAYDTVEELQKQLEDLEAQLEDLRTVWDRSTSPRVTTEDIAEVISMWTGVPLMQLETEESARLLNMESELAGHIIGQDEAIETLSKAIRRARAGLKDPARPVGSFVFMGPTGVGKTELTKALAKFMFGSEDALIQLDMSEFMERHSVSRLVGAPPGYVGYEDAGQLTEAIRRRPYSIVVFDEIEKAHTEAHNMLLQIMEEGHLSDARGQKVDFRNAIIIMTTNIGADVIRRQSNLGFALSVDEEQQEAQAYDEMHKKLMEALKRTFRPEFINRLDSVVVFRMLNKADIREIVQLELDKVNQRLEENHIHLRATDEALEFLAGEGYSPEMGARPLRRVIQRKIEDRLSDALLAKEFEDGQNILIDIQVTQQDGAPVTDIVLLHDPEGEQEPDLAAVEI from the coding sequence ATGGCTCAAAAACATGCCGAGCGTTTGCAAAAACCGCAAATCAGCACGGAGCACCTGTTAATTGCCTTAATTGAACTGGAAGGCAGCGTTGCAAGCCGGGTTTTACGCGAGCTCGGGCTGGAAACAGACCGGGTTTCTGCGCTGGTTGAAAAAGAGCTTGGGATTGGCGATCACACCGGGTCGATCTCTCTTTCAGCGGGGCTGCAGCAAGTCATGCCCTTTGCCATTGAAGAAGCCCGCAAAAAAGGGCAAAAATTCGTTGGAACTGAACATCTTTTGATTGGATTGACCCGCCTGAACGATTGCGAGGCGATGAACATCCTCAGGAAATTCGGCCTCTCCGGCGAACAGATTCGCCGCCAGACGGATCGGGTGCTGCGAGAATCGCAATCCGAAACGCCGCCCGCACTGGCCGGGCACCCGAGGGGGCGCCGGCAGAAGGCGGATAAAAAAGAGGACCCTGAGAAGACTCCCCTGGTCGATCAACTGGCTACCGACCTGACGTCGCTGGCTGAGCAAAATAAGCTCGACCCGGTCATCGGGAGGCAAAAGGAAATTGAGCGCGTCATCCAGATTCTGGCGCGGCGCACAAAAAACAACCCCGCATTGATCGGTGAACCCGGCGTGGGAAAAACTGCCATCGTGGAAGGCCTGGCGCAGCGCATCGTTGTTGGCGATGTGCCGGCACCTTTACTGGACAAGCGCTTGCTGCAGCTGGATGTGGGTTCGCTTGTGGCAGGCACGATGTACCGCGGCCAGTTTGAGGAGCGCCTCAAACGCGTGATTGACGAGCTCAAATCCTCCGAAGCAATCCTGTTCATCGATGAAGTGCACATGCTCGTGGGAGCTGGCTCTGCCGGTTCCTCCGTGGATGCAGCCAATATCCTCAAACCCGCACTTTCACGGGGTGAGTTGCAGGTGATCGGGGCGACCACCTTCAATGAGTATCGTAAAAATATCGAAAGCGATGCTGCCCTCGAACGTCGATTCCAGCCCATTGTTGTCTCAGAGCCGACGGTGGAGGAGACGGTTGAAATCCTGCGTGGCATCCGCTCCGCTTATGAAGAGCATCACCGCTTGCGGATTGATGACGAGGCGCTCGAACAGGCTGCCAGGCTGACCGCCCGGTACGTGACCGATCGTTTTTTGCCCGATAAAGCCATCGATTTAATCGATGAATCCGCTTCGCGGGTGCGCATGTACAAAAGTCCGGCGGCAGTCAACGCTAAGGAAATTGTCACCAACTTGCGCGAACTGCGTAAAGCGATTGAAGACGCTAAAGAAGAAGAAGCTTATGACACGGTTGAAGAGCTGCAGAAACAGCTTGAGGACCTGGAAGCTCAACTGGAGGATTTGCGTACGGTTTGGGATCGCTCCACCAGCCCGCGGGTGACGACCGAAGATATCGCCGAGGTGATTTCGATGTGGACCGGTGTACCCTTGATGCAACTGGAGACCGAGGAATCGGCTCGCTTGCTGAACATGGAATCTGAACTTGCCGGGCACATCATCGGGCAGGATGAAGCCATTGAAACCCTGTCAAAGGCCATTCGCCGTGCTCGGGCGGGCTTGAAGGATCCTGCCCGCCCGGTGGGCTCTTTTGTCTTCATGGGCCCTACGGGTGTGGGTAAAACCGAGCTCACCAAGGCGCTGGCAAAATTCATGTTTGGCAGCGAAGATGCGCTTATCCAGCTGGATATGTCCGAGTTCATGGAGCGCCACAGCGTCAGCCGTTTGGTGGGTGCACCTCCTGGATATGTGGGCTACGAAGACGCCGGACAGCTCACCGAAGCGATCCGCCGACGGCCTTACTCGATTGTCGTGTTTGATGAAATCGAGAAGGCGCATACCGAAGCGCACAATATGCTCCTGCAAATTATGGAAGAGGGGCACCTTTCCGACGCACGCGGTCAAAAAGTAGACTTCCGCAATGCCATCATCATTATGACCACCAATATTGGGGCAGATGTGATCCGGCGCCAGTCGAACCTGGGTTTTGCGCTGAGTGTCGATGAAGAGCAGCAGGAAGCGCAAGCCTATGATGAAATGCATAAAAAGCTGATGGAAGCCCTCAAGCGCACCTTCCGACCCGAGTTCATCAACCGGCTGGATAGCGTGGTCGTCTTCCGGATGCTCAACAAGGCGGATATCCGCGAGATCGTCCAGTTGGAGCTGGATAAGGTCAACCAGCGTCTGGAGGAGAACCACATCCACCTGCGCGCGACGGATGAAGCGCTGGAATTTTTAGCCGGGGAAGGGTATAGCCCTGAGATGGGTGCCCGTCCACTCCGACGGGTGATCCAGCGTAAGATCGAAGATCGCCTCTCGGACGCCTTGCTAGCCAAGGAGTTTGAGGACGGTCAGAACATCCTGATTGACATCCAGGTGACCCAGCAGGATGGAGCTCCGGTGACAGACATTGTCCTGCTGCACGACCCTGAGGGCGAGCAAGAACCCGATTTAGCTGCGGTGGAAATCTAA
- the radA gene encoding DNA repair protein RadA: MAKTRTRYVCQECGRAFPKAFGRCPQCGAWDRMVEEIVEETKTAAGHASIHRLGGLSTPRRLSEIESETEDRIHVPLNEFARVLGGGVVPGSIVLVGGDPGIGKSTLLLQMTMQMASQNRVLYVSGEESERQIKMRAARLLQDGGGSAGSLPEELYLVTETNLDAILEHVQVVNPRLLVIDSIQTVYRPEMESSAGSISQVRESASRLRELAKTSGIAVFLIGHVTKEGVIAGPRVLEHIVDTVLYLEGDRFQTYRLLRSVKNRFGATSEVGVFEMQERGMIEVANPSEAFLAERMVNAPGSAIAVTMEGTRPLLVEIQGLTSHTPFGNPRRTPNGIDYNRLLLITAVLTRRLNLGLAEQDIFVNVVGGLRIDEPAADLAVAAAIASSLCDQPIRADLVLIGELGLSGELRMVGQMQARLKEASSLGFKGAIVPRRLHQKEPWPSGIEVQEARSLAEALKLALMQ; this comes from the coding sequence ATGGCTAAAACCAGGACGCGTTACGTCTGCCAGGAATGTGGACGGGCTTTTCCGAAAGCCTTTGGACGTTGCCCCCAATGTGGGGCCTGGGATCGGATGGTTGAAGAAATCGTAGAAGAGACAAAGACCGCTGCAGGCCATGCCAGCATACATCGCCTGGGCGGTCTTTCTACGCCCAGGCGTCTCAGCGAGATTGAAAGCGAAACGGAAGATCGCATCCATGTGCCATTGAACGAGTTCGCACGGGTCTTGGGGGGCGGGGTGGTTCCGGGCTCAATCGTCCTGGTGGGCGGAGACCCCGGAATTGGAAAATCGACCCTGTTACTGCAGATGACCATGCAAATGGCATCTCAAAACCGGGTTTTGTACGTCTCGGGCGAAGAATCGGAACGGCAGATCAAAATGCGGGCAGCCCGGCTTTTACAGGATGGGGGTGGGTCGGCAGGCAGTCTACCAGAAGAGCTTTATCTGGTGACAGAGACCAACCTGGACGCGATCCTGGAGCACGTTCAGGTCGTCAACCCGCGCTTGCTGGTGATCGACTCGATTCAGACGGTGTACCGTCCTGAGATGGAATCCAGTGCGGGATCGATTTCCCAGGTACGTGAAAGCGCCTCTCGCCTGCGAGAACTTGCCAAGACTTCTGGTATAGCAGTTTTTCTCATCGGGCACGTCACCAAAGAAGGCGTCATTGCCGGACCGCGCGTGCTGGAACATATTGTCGATACTGTCTTATACCTGGAGGGCGACCGCTTCCAGACTTACCGTTTGCTGCGTTCGGTGAAAAACCGCTTTGGCGCAACCTCGGAAGTGGGCGTGTTTGAAATGCAGGAGCGGGGGATGATTGAAGTTGCCAACCCATCAGAAGCTTTCCTGGCAGAGCGCATGGTCAACGCCCCCGGCTCGGCGATTGCTGTGACCATGGAAGGTACCCGGCCCTTGCTGGTAGAAATCCAGGGACTCACCAGTCACACGCCTTTTGGCAATCCTCGCCGGACGCCCAACGGGATTGATTATAATCGCCTGCTGCTGATCACCGCGGTACTGACGCGGCGCCTTAACCTGGGACTGGCAGAGCAGGATATCTTTGTCAACGTGGTTGGCGGTCTGCGCATTGACGAACCGGCAGCAGACCTGGCGGTGGCAGCGGCGATTGCCTCTTCACTGTGCGATCAACCGATCCGGGCTGACCTGGTGTTGATCGGTGAGCTGGGCCTTTCAGGCGAGCTGCGCATGGTGGGCCAGATGCAAGCCCGGTTAAAAGAAGCGTCCAGCCTGGGCTTTAAAGGGGCGATTGTGCCTCGCCGCTTGCATCAAAAGGAACCCTGGCCCTCAGGCATCGAAGTCCAGGAAGCACGGTCCCTGGCTGAGGCGCTGAAACTGGCTTTAATGCAGTAA
- a CDS encoding DUF6391 domain-containing protein produces the protein MSHSLLNFSPISRTRRNHGLEHATLHVLSRRFPRLSLAGISSPRGFIILGDVTSEDVAEAAIEALKRLRAGESNLALHPNCGTNFAIPGAFAGLAGWLATLGSDKSFKSKLERLPLALALATVALSLTFPLGPIIQKRFTTSGDPQGLELERVETCIRAGIRVHHVTTRG, from the coding sequence ATGAGCCATTCTCTGCTTAATTTTTCTCCAATCTCCCGCACACGCCGCAATCACGGCCTGGAACATGCCACTTTGCACGTCCTCAGCAGGCGTTTTCCCCGCCTGAGCCTGGCAGGGATCTCTTCGCCGCGCGGCTTCATCATCCTGGGGGATGTCACCTCAGAGGATGTGGCGGAAGCAGCCATTGAGGCATTAAAACGCTTGCGTGCTGGCGAATCGAACCTGGCTTTGCATCCCAATTGTGGCACCAATTTTGCCATCCCCGGTGCCTTTGCCGGGCTGGCGGGATGGCTGGCTACCCTGGGATCTGATAAGTCATTCAAATCGAAGCTGGAACGCCTTCCGCTGGCGCTGGCGCTGGCAACAGTCGCCCTCTCGCTGACCTTTCCACTGGGACCGATCATTCAGAAACGCTTCACCACCTCCGGCGACCCCCAGGGACTGGAGTTGGAGCGTGTTGAGACCTGCATCCGGGCTGGCATCAGGGTGCATCACGTTACCACCCGCGGTTGA
- the holA gene encoding DNA polymerase III subunit delta, whose translation MTREKPIVYVLRGDDHQAIKTHLANFYANLGDASLAEMNTTRLDGKTAGLSELLSAAMALPFLTERRLVILEDALHAYSGRGKQELREKFIDLLEGLPASTALVLIVADRQKYSSRTGTTWETLNNAHWFIKWAQTAGGRAMIIDCPLPSEANMPAWISKKALELGGEFTREAAGVLRDFIGNNTQGAVQEINKLLAYVNYERPVTVSDVENLSIRDRQSDIFALVDALGNRQGEKAVELLHNLLEEMDFMPLFGMVVRQFRLLIQAREILDLGGGEGNITETLGVHPFVAKKIHAQAQQFDLRSLEEIYHHLLKIDLDEKTGGMPGAIALDVLIARLAG comes from the coding sequence ATGACCAGGGAAAAGCCGATCGTCTACGTCTTGCGCGGGGATGACCATCAGGCGATCAAAACCCATCTTGCAAACTTTTATGCCAACCTGGGCGACGCCAGCCTGGCAGAGATGAACACCACTCGCCTGGACGGTAAGACCGCTGGTCTCAGTGAATTGCTTTCTGCGGCGATGGCGCTGCCATTCCTGACTGAACGCCGGTTGGTGATCCTTGAGGATGCCCTGCACGCCTATTCGGGACGCGGTAAACAGGAGTTGCGAGAGAAATTTATCGATCTTTTGGAGGGCTTGCCAGCTTCAACTGCGTTGGTATTGATCGTAGCGGACCGTCAAAAATATTCATCTCGTACAGGTACAACCTGGGAAACGCTCAACAACGCTCACTGGTTCATCAAATGGGCGCAAACGGCCGGCGGACGGGCGATGATCATCGATTGCCCCCTGCCTTCCGAGGCAAATATGCCAGCCTGGATCAGCAAAAAAGCGCTTGAATTGGGCGGAGAGTTCACCCGGGAGGCAGCAGGCGTATTACGGGACTTCATCGGTAACAACACACAGGGCGCAGTGCAGGAAATTAATAAATTACTGGCTTATGTCAATTATGAACGCCCGGTGACGGTCAGCGATGTTGAGAATTTATCAATCCGCGATCGTCAGAGCGATATTTTTGCCTTGGTTGATGCGCTCGGGAACCGTCAGGGAGAAAAAGCGGTGGAATTGCTGCATAACCTGCTGGAAGAGATGGATTTCATGCCTCTGTTCGGGATGGTCGTCCGGCAGTTCCGGTTGCTCATCCAGGCTCGGGAAATCCTGGATTTGGGGGGCGGAGAAGGAAATATCACTGAAACACTGGGCGTACATCCTTTTGTGGCAAAAAAAATCCATGCCCAGGCACAGCAGTTTGACCTGCGCTCCCTGGAAGAGATCTATCACCACCTGCTGAAGATTGATCTGGATGAAAAAACCGGCGGTATGCCCGGCGCGATTGCCCTGGACGTGCTGATCGCCCGCCTGGCAGGTTGA
- a CDS encoding 2-oxoacid:acceptor oxidoreductase family protein, with product MQQEVIIAGFGGQGVLFAGLLLAYAAMDEGKDVTWIPSYGPEMRGGTANCTVVVSDEEIGSPFVKNPSAVLAMNLPSLDKYEKLVKPGGVLVVNASMVNREVERKDINVVSLPANEIADEAGSKRAVNMVMLGALLGNLDILPLEAIETALAEQLPARHQKLLQANKDALQMGAKYQAVKVSGE from the coding sequence ATGCAACAAGAAGTCATTATTGCCGGGTTTGGCGGGCAAGGCGTACTGTTTGCCGGTTTGTTGCTGGCGTATGCCGCGATGGATGAAGGCAAAGATGTCACGTGGATTCCCTCCTATGGACCGGAAATGCGCGGTGGGACCGCCAACTGCACGGTGGTCGTCTCTGACGAGGAGATTGGGTCACCCTTTGTTAAAAACCCGTCTGCAGTGCTGGCTATGAACTTGCCTTCACTGGATAAATATGAGAAGCTGGTCAAACCGGGCGGGGTGTTGGTGGTGAATGCCTCCATGGTCAACCGCGAGGTCGAGCGCAAGGATATTAACGTGGTCAGCCTGCCAGCCAATGAGATTGCCGATGAGGCGGGTAGCAAGCGCGCGGTCAACATGGTCATGCTGGGTGCGCTGCTGGGCAATTTGGATATCCTGCCACTGGAAGCCATCGAAACTGCCCTGGCAGAACAGCTGCCTGCACGGCATCAGAAGCTTTTGCAGGCCAACAAAGACGCCCTGCAAATGGGAGCAAAATATCAGGCTGTAAAAGTGAGTGGTGAGTAG
- a CDS encoding thiamine pyrophosphate-dependent enzyme, which produces MTVMTDIPAQIVYQRPEAFDPRVTHYCPGCTHGTAHRLVAEVLDEMGEVGNTIGVASVGCSVFAYNYFSFDFVEAAHGRAPAMATGIKRLLPERIVFTYQGDGDLASIGMGEIVGAASRGELLTVIFINNTNYGMTGGQMAPTTLPGQVTTSSPTGRDTARQGHPIQTAELLATLEGAAYVVRRSLHNVREVRRAKKAIRTAFETQKHKLGFALVELLSTCPTNWRLSPAEARDWVEERMLPYYPLGDYKVSPAVAELKV; this is translated from the coding sequence ATGACAGTTATGACGGATATTCCAGCCCAAATTGTTTATCAACGCCCCGAAGCATTTGATCCACGTGTGACCCATTATTGCCCCGGCTGTACTCACGGCACGGCACACCGTCTGGTGGCAGAAGTGCTGGATGAGATGGGCGAGGTGGGGAATACGATCGGCGTCGCCTCTGTGGGTTGTTCAGTTTTTGCGTACAATTATTTCAGTTTTGATTTTGTTGAAGCAGCGCATGGACGTGCCCCGGCCATGGCTACCGGCATCAAACGCTTGCTGCCTGAGCGGATCGTATTCACCTACCAGGGCGATGGCGACCTGGCCTCCATCGGCATGGGCGAAATTGTGGGTGCAGCTTCGCGCGGCGAATTACTGACCGTGATCTTCATTAACAATACCAACTACGGTATGACTGGCGGTCAGATGGCGCCCACCACCCTTCCCGGGCAGGTGACGACTTCGTCGCCCACCGGGCGAGACACTGCTCGCCAGGGTCACCCCATCCAAACGGCTGAACTGCTGGCCACACTGGAGGGCGCCGCTTATGTCGTGCGCCGCAGCCTGCACAACGTCCGCGAGGTGCGCCGGGCGAAAAAGGCGATCCGCACGGCTTTTGAAACGCAAAAGCACAAGTTGGGGTTCGCACTGGTGGAATTGCTCTCAACCTGCCCCACCAACTGGCGTCTATCGCCGGCTGAAGCGCGTGATTGGGTTGAAGAACGCATGCTGCCCTACTACCCGTTGGGTGATTATAAGGTCTCGCCGGCGGTAGCCGAGCTGAAGGTATAA
- the vorB gene encoding 3-methyl-2-oxobutanoate dehydrogenase subunit VorB → MAKELIKGNTAVAEAALRAGLEAYFGYPITPQTELLEHLSLRMPELGRVFVQAESELGAINMVYGAACTGKRVMTSSSSPGVSLMMEGLSYIAGTEVPVVFVDVVRGGPGLGNIAPSQSDYNQIVHGGGHGDYHVIVLAPASVQEAVDLTGLAFDLAEKYRSLVCILLDGSLGQMMEPAEIPPMQPLKTEIPDWAVRGTDGGEKRILTSINLDPPDQERLNYRLMTRWQEIEAKEVRYKGYYLDDAEFVVVGFGTAGRVSLSAVRTAREKGIKVGLVRPITLAPFPNAILDELAEQVQGFLVVEMNAGQMLEDVRLVVRGRKPVEFFGRMGGVVPYPDEVLTEIEHLAASPLTTEGHPRDRWLARMEKVLE, encoded by the coding sequence ATGGCAAAAGAACTGATTAAGGGGAATACTGCAGTAGCTGAAGCTGCGCTGCGAGCGGGCCTTGAAGCTTATTTTGGCTATCCAATCACACCGCAGACGGAGTTGCTGGAACATCTTTCTTTGCGAATGCCCGAGTTGGGACGCGTCTTCGTCCAGGCCGAGAGTGAACTGGGCGCCATCAACATGGTCTATGGGGCTGCCTGCACCGGTAAGCGCGTGATGACATCCTCATCGAGCCCGGGCGTCAGCCTGATGATGGAGGGTTTATCCTATATTGCCGGCACCGAAGTACCTGTTGTATTTGTGGATGTGGTGCGCGGCGGTCCGGGCTTGGGCAATATCGCCCCTTCCCAGAGTGACTATAACCAGATCGTCCACGGCGGCGGGCACGGCGATTATCATGTGATCGTCCTCGCTCCGGCCAGCGTGCAAGAAGCGGTGGATCTGACCGGTTTAGCCTTCGACCTGGCGGAGAAATATCGCTCGCTGGTGTGCATCTTGCTGGATGGTAGCCTGGGACAGATGATGGAACCCGCCGAGATCCCGCCCATGCAGCCGCTTAAAACAGAAATCCCCGATTGGGCTGTACGCGGCACCGATGGAGGCGAAAAACGTATCCTGACCTCGATTAACCTCGACCCGCCTGACCAGGAACGCTTGAATTATCGCTTGATGACCCGCTGGCAGGAAATTGAAGCTAAAGAAGTGCGCTATAAGGGCTATTACCTGGATGATGCCGAGTTTGTTGTGGTTGGCTTTGGCACTGCTGGAAGGGTTTCGCTTTCAGCGGTGCGGACGGCGCGCGAAAAAGGGATCAAAGTTGGACTGGTGCGACCGATCACCCTGGCGCCCTTCCCCAACGCGATTTTGGATGAATTGGCGGAACAGGTACAGGGCTTCTTGGTGGTTGAAATGAACGCTGGTCAGATGCTGGAAGATGTGCGGTTGGTGGTGCGCGGCCGTAAGCCCGTTGAATTTTTCGGCCGTATGGGCGGTGTGGTGCCCTACCCCGATGAGGTGCTGACCGAGATTGAGCACCTGGCAGCCAGCCCATTGACGACTGAGGGACACCCGCGCGATCGCTGGTTGGCTCGCATGGAAAAGGTTCTTGAATAA
- a CDS encoding 4Fe-4S dicluster domain-containing protein encodes MPAKGYIEVNELYCKACELCVTDCPFDVLALDMTRLTSKGYHPAYMVNPDACTGCGICAVSCPDAAINVYRYERQRTEA; translated from the coding sequence ATGCCCGCAAAGGGATATATTGAAGTAAACGAATTGTATTGTAAGGCGTGCGAGTTGTGCGTAACCGATTGCCCTTTTGATGTGCTGGCGCTGGATATGACCCGCCTGACTTCCAAGGGATATCACCCGGCTTATATGGTTAACCCGGATGCCTGTACAGGTTGCGGTATTTGCGCAGTTTCTTGCCCCGATGCTGCAATCAATGTTTACCGTTACGAACGACAGAGGACGGAGGCATAA